The genomic region ACTGTGGCGCCAGGAGATATTCGGAACGGCCGGTGGCGAACACCGGTTGTCGTAACGGCCGGGAGCGAACACCGGTTGTCGTGGTCATCGGGTGAGCGATCGGGTGTGCCCCCGCGGGTCCCCGCCCGCGTTGCCGGTCGGGGACCCGCGGTGGGGCACGCGCGGGACACGGAGGTACGCGCGATACGGGACGCCGGCCGAGGCCGGTTCGTCAGACCGTGCCGTCCAGGACGCCGCGGGTTCTCAGGGCAGCCTTGAGGGCTCTGATCGCGTAGTAGGAACGGGATTTCACCGTGCCCGGAGGTACGCCCAGGTGTTCCGCGGCATCGGCCACGCTGTATCTGGAGTAGTGCATCAGCCGGATGACTTCCTCGTGCTGCGCGCTCAGTTCGCGCAGGGCGTTCCGCACCACCTGTGAGGTGAGCATCCGGTCTATGTGATCGGCGGTCGGGGTCTCCGGCCGTTCCGTCGCGGGCACCTCCGTCGGGCGTATCTGCCGCGACCGGTGGTGATCGATCACCAGGTTGCGTACGACGGTGAACAGCCAGGGGCGGGCCGCGTCCGCGTCCCGCAGGATGTCCAGGTGGTTCAACGCCCTCGCGGCGGCCTCCTGGACGACGTCCTCCGCCTGGTGCCAGTCGCCTCCGAGAAGCCGGGCCGCGTACCGCAGCAGATCCGCGCCGTGCTGTTCGTACAGTTCACGGACGAATGCCTCGCGGTCGGCGCCCTCGCTCGCCGATGCCGGAAGTGATGTGGGGGGCTCGGTGGAAGCGCCGACGGCATCCATGATGCGCCTCATGGCATGGAGTCCTTGTATGAGAAATGGTGCATATCGCGTGTCCACGCCTCGCGTGACATACCTACGTTCGTAGAAAGGGCTTGCCCGCAGCTTGTCATCGGATTGTCGCGGGAGCGGCAGGGGGGCGGGCGCCGGGCGGGGCAGCCCCGTCACCGCGTGGCTCGTCGAGCGCCGGTGCGGCGAAATCTGACGCACAGTGAACCGGCACGCCAGGCTCCTCGTTGAGCCAGCCGAAAGCGTCCGCGGCCCGCCGACGAGTGGGCCGCCCGCTCCGCGAGACACCGGCCGAGCCGTGTCCGTCTCCTACCGACCGGCATCCGGCCGTGGCTCTTCGGCACGCGGCGGCCAGAGGATCATCTCGCCGCATCCATCCATTTTCACGAGAAACCAGAGGCGTTGTGGCACATTTCAGGATGAAGCAACCCACCGGCAGGCGGTCACGGAAGCGCCGTGCGGTCACGGGAATCGCGGTCACCTCGGCGGCTCTGCTCACGCTGGGCGCATCGACCACGTCGACCGCGACGGCCGCCGGCGACGGACCCAACTACGTGGCGCTCGGCGACTCCTACGCCTCCGGGGCCGGACTTGCCGGAGTGAAGGACAAGGCCTGCGACCGTACGACCGGGAGCTACGCCAGCCTGGTCGCCCGGTCCCAAGCGGTGGCGGGGCTGAACCGCGCCTTCAAGGACGTCACTTGCAGCGGTGCCACCACCCGCAGTATCTGGAACCACCAGGGCGACGCGCCTCCCCAGGCCAACGCCCTCACTCCCCACACGAAGCTCGTCACGCTGACCTTGGGCGGCAATGACGTCGGCTTCGTCAACGTGCTCACCACCTGCGCGACCGTCGCCTCGTCCGATCGGAACGGCAGCCCCTGCAAGGGGTACTTCACGGCGGGCGGCAAGGACGTCCTGGGCGAGCGCATCAACACCATGGAGGGGCGCATCCGCGGTGTGCTCGCCGACGTCAGGCGACGCAGCCCGGACGCCAAGGTGGTCGTCGTCGGTTACCCCGCGGTCTTCCCCGACAACGGGGTCGGCTGCGCGGAAGTCCCCTTCGCCAAGGGTGACTTCGCCTTCCTGCGGGACACGACGAAGAAGCTGAACCGGGCGTTGCAGCGCCAGGCGGCGGCGGGCGGCGCGGGCATGTCCTTCGCGGACACCTACTCGGCGACGGTTGGCCACGACATGTGCCGGCCCCGCGACCGTCGGTGGATCGAGTCCCTGACGCCTGCCGCGAACACCCTGTCCGCGCACCCCAACAGCACCGGCCAGCTCGTCATGGCATTCGCCGCGCTGGACCGGATATTCAAGCCGTAGTACCGCGCCGACGCGTCGGTGCCGCTCCGGTGCCGACGCGTCGACCGTCACCGTCACCGTCGCCGTCGCCGTCAGGTGATTTCCCGGCCGGTTGTCGCGGCGGAGGCGGGCCCGCCCACCCTCTGCCGCGACGACCGGGCCGTCACGGTTCGCAGTCTTCGTGGCCTGGAGCGAACCGGAGGCGGAGAGTGCCCGTAGTGCCTTGTGCAGGCCCAGGCGGGCCATGGCAATTCACTTCTGTTCGTATCCGGGAACCATGAGGGCGTATGCAATCACATTCCGCGGCTGTCATCGCCGGGCGCACGGGCGGCGGGCTCTCCGACGCCGTGTTCGACAGAGCGGCCCAACGGCCCGGATTCGTTCAGTTGTCGCGAAGAGTGGGTGACCGCTGGATCGATATGACGGCGGGACAGTTCGCGGAAGCGGTGATGGATTTGTCCCGAGGGCTCCTGGCCCGTGACATCGCCACCGGGGACAGGGTGGGGATTCTGTCGGCGAACCGCTACGAGTGGACCCTTTTCGACTACGCGCTGTGGACCATCGGCGCCATACCCGTACCGCTGCACCACACGTCCTCCTCCGAACAGATCGAACGGGCGCTTTCCGAGACCCGGGCTGTGGCGTGCGTCATCGAGAATGAAGAGCACAAGGAAAAGGTCGACGCGGAAACGCATCTCCTTCCGGCGCTCCGTGACATCTGGCAACTCGACAAGGGAATCGTCGACCTGCTCGTGCACGAGGGCCGACGGGTGGACGCCCGGCAGGTGGAGGAGCGACGCGACTCGGTCGGGCCGAACACCCCGGCCACGATCGTGTACACCGCCGGGACGACCGGCGCACCCAAAGAATGCCTGATCACCCATGGAAACCTGGCAGCGCAGGCGGATGCCTTCATGCATCACACCCAGGCAACCATCCGGGCGTCACCGAGGGGCCGGACGGCGTCGACGCTCCTCTCCCTCCCCCTTTCCCAGGTGTACGGACGCACGGCCCAGATCTGCGCGGTCAGGCATGGAGTACAACTGGCCCACAGTTCGTCGATGAAGCCGTCGACCCTGCTGGACGACCTGCGGTCGTTCCGGCCCACGCTTCTGCTCGCGGTTCCCGAGTTTTACGAGGGCATTTTTCACGCGGCTCAACTGGCCGCCGCCGAGCGGAATCGAGAAAAATCCTTCCTGCGGGCGGTGAGGACCGCCAGAGAATACGCCCTCGCACACGAGGGGCACATCTTCGGCGACGGCCCGCGCCCCTCCGCCCGACTTCGACTGCGCCGCGCCTTCTACGATCTCCTGGTCTACCGAAAGATCCGTCGGTCGTTCGGTGGCCGGGTGCGCAACTCCATATCCGGGGGCTCATCCCTTCGGCGGGACATCGGCCTGTTCTTCTTCGGGTCGGGAATCGCCGTACACGAGGGATACGGTCTCACCGAGTCCTCCGCCGGTATTACGTGCAACCCGCCGGGCCGTATCAAATTCGGCACCGTCGGGCAGGCGATCGACGGCGTCGACATTCGCATCGCGCAGGACGGCGAGATCATGCTGCGGGGCCCGCAGATTTCCCCCGGAAGCCTGGTCGATTCCTCGCCGGAGCCGGGCGCCCGCGAGGACGGCTGGCTGCGTACCGGCGATCTGGGCCGCTCGGACGGAGACGGCTATCTCTACATCACCGGCCGCAAGAAGACGGTCATCGTGACGAGTGGTGCTGTGCGCGTCTCCCCCGAACCGCTCGAAGAGCGTGTGCGCGCCCACGCCTTCATCGCCCAGTGTCTCCTGGTCGGTCAGGGGCGCCCCTATCTCACGGCCCTCATCACCCTCGACTGGCAGGTTGTCGAGCACCTCTTCTCGTTCACCCGGCTCGAACGCTCGGATCTGGTGCGTACGCACGTCATCCGGCAGGAGATACAGCGCGCCGTGGACCGGGCGAACGCCACCGTTCCCGGATCCGAGGCCATCCAGGACTTCCGCATCCTGTCCGACACGTTCACCGTCCGCAACGGGACGCTCACCTCGGGCCAGAGGGTCAGGCGTGCCGAGGCGGAGGCCGAGTACCGCGGCGTCATCGACGCGATGTACGGCACCGCCGACGTCACCACGGGACGGGCGGTACGCACCCATGGCTGACGGGGCGGTTCCCGGACCGGGCGAGCCCGGATCGTCCGCGGCGACTCTCCCCGAAGGAGGACGCCGACGGCTTCTGCCGCCGTCCCGCGCGGTGCGCCGGCTCCCTGCCTGCGCACTCGCGCTGGGAGCCACCATCGCGTTGCCCCATGCCGACGAACCGGGCGAAGGCAGTCCTGTCAGGGTCGCGACCGGCCGAGTCTGTCTCTCCACGCTCACGTCCGAGCTGGAACTCTCCTGCGGGACCTACGGGTTCGGGGATCTCCGCCATGTCTGCCGGACGGACGCCACCAGCGTCCGGTGCGCGCGGACCAGCGCGGTGACCGTGCGCAACACCGGATACTCCGTCGTGTACGTCACCGCCATCAGCGGGCCCCGGCAGGGTGTCCGGGAGCAAGGGAAGGACCAGACGCTCGCTCCGAAACAGTCGGCCACCCTCAGCCCCGGAGCGGCAAGGATCCTCTTCGACATCACCATGCGCCGTACGGGAGATGCGCCCGGCCGCATTGAAGTGACCCACGTGAAGTGACCTGACCTGGCGACCTGGCGACCTGGCCCAGTGGAGTGACGGGGAAGGGCCGGAGACGGGCCGGGAAGGGCCGGGGACGAGGCTCTCAGGCGTGCCGTACCGGCAGGTGGACCACGTTCTTCCGGCCGGCAGCGGCCCCGCCCGGCTCCGCCCCGACGGCCACGCGCAGCACCGCTTCTCTCCCGCTGTCCGGTGCCCGTTCCGCGTCCGCACGGCTCGCGAGGGCACGGGAGAGCCACTCACCGGCCTTGTCCACCTCGTTCCGTTCGAGGCACGCGTATCCGGCTCTCAGGGCGGCGTGGGAGAGATCGTGCTCGTCGACGAGCGGCCCGGCGGCGACGGCATGCTCGGCGACGCATTCGACACTGCTGCCGGGGCGGGCAACCAGCTCCTGATACGCCGCCGCGTGCAACTCGCAGCTGCGCGCACGGCTCAGGCCCGCGTCCAGCACCGCCCGGACCAGCCCGCAGGAGAAGCGGTACGCGCCGGACGACCGTGGCGTACCGCCCGCGGACCACACCACAAGCCCGGACTCGGCGGCGACGTCCAGGCCGGAGAGTACGGCCTCCCTCGGGAGCGAGGCCATCGCCGCCAGCACCGGCACGTCCAGCTCGTCCCCGGTGACGGCGGCGATCTCCAGAAGCCGCCGCACCTCGGGAGCGAGGGCCCGCAGCCGGGCCTGGACGACTGACGTCACGGAGGCCGGGATCGTGTGATCCGGACCCGTCCGGTGGCCGGCGGACAGGCGCAGGAGTTCGGCGAGGAAGAACGCGTTGCCGCCCGTCAGTTGATGCAGCGCGGCCGCTTCCGACCGCAGATCGTCAACGGCGACGCCTGCACCGTCACCGAGCCCGCCACCGCCACCGGAACCGGCACCAGCACCAGCACCAGCACCAGCGTTCGAGCGAAGTACCCCGGCGATGTCCTCAAGGGTCAGCGGCTGGAGTTCGAAGCGTTCCGCCTCGCACCGGGCGAGAACCGCGAGAAGGTCCTCGGTGCCGGGTTCATCGCCGGCATCGACAGCGCACACGACCAGCAATGGCGCGTCCCGTACCACCGCGGCACACGTGGCAAGTTCGTTCATCACCGCCGGGGTGGCGCCCTGGACATCGTCGATGAGGCAGAGCACGGGCCGCTTGCCCCCGGCCTCGCTCGCGTCCGGCTCGTCCTGTCCGATCCCCAGCGGATTCCCGAGTTCACCCTCGTACGCGCCAAGTCCCCCCAGGGTCCTGTTGACCGCGGTTCCCCCGGCCAGGCGGACGGCCTGGGACTTCTTCGGATGGCGGACCCAGCGCACGCTGAACCCGTGCTGTTCGGCCTCGGCGCCGAGCACTTCCAGGAGACGGGTCTTGCCGGTACCCGCTCCTCCCGATACCACGGCCCACCGGGTACGGCCGACGCGTGCGGCGGACAGCAGTTCGGTCAGCCGGGACAGTTCGGCCTCGCGTCCGGCCAGCGCTGCCCGTCCCGGGAGAGGGGTCTCGCGCGTCACGTCGGGGGCCTGGGCCGGAGCGACAGGCGCGCTCGTCCGCGCGGCGGGATGCGACGCGGCGGGAAGCGACGCGGCGGGAAGCGACGCGGCGGGAAGCGACGCGGCGGGATGCAGCGCGGGAGTGTCATGGCGGAGGATCGCCCTGTGCACCCGTTGCAGTGCCAGCCCCGGGTCGGTGCCCAGATCCTCCGCGAGCAGGCGGCGGACGTCGTCGAAGCGGCGCAGCGCCTCACCCGCACGTCCTGTCAGGTAGAGGCCACGGAGCAGTACGGCCCAGGAAGCCTCGCGGAGTGGATTGCTGTTGACGATCTCCTCGGCGACCGCGATGGACCGCGTGACCTCGCCGTCCTCCAGCAGCAGACCGGCCTGAAGTTCCCTGGCCGACCATCGAAGTTCCGAGAGCCGGTTCGTCTCGCGCTCCGCGAAGAGTTTTCCGTCCGCGTCCTCGTACGGCCTGCCGCGCCACAGAGCGAGGGCCTGCTCCACCTCCGCACGGGCCTCGGCCCACTTCTTCTCCCTCACCAGTCCGTGCGCGTTCTGGACGGCGTCCTCGAACCGCCCGGCGTCGCGCTGCTCGCGCGTGGCGTGCAGCGCGTAGCCCCCCGAGGTGTGGGTGAGCATGCCGGTGCCGGCGTCCCGGGAGTCGCCCAGCGCGGAGCGAAGCCTGCTGACGTGAGCGCGCAAGGAGGACAGGGCCGCGCTCGGCGGCCGTCCGTTCCACAGGTCTTCGCAGAGCCGCTCGACCGATACCGGCCAGCCGTCCTCGGCGAGCAGACGCAGAAGAAGTACCCGCCGTTGCGGCGGTCCGAGGTCCACCGGGCCCGCGGGGCCGGTGACTTCCAGCGCGCCCAGCACGCCGAAGGACCATGCCCGGGAAGGCCGGGGAGGCGCGGCCGTCCCCTGCTCGGACACCTGCCGGCCGAATGCCCGCTGCCAACTACCCCCCGCAGCGGTACGTTCTTGCCCCCCCGGACAGCTCGTGGTCATCTGAAGTACTCCTGTCTCACGTGGCGCCTACCGCACACGCTGCCGCAGATGACTGCCCACCTAGAAGTCCAGTCGCATGCTCACTACTGCTCAACGTCTCTCCAATTAATCGTCGACAACCGTCGCTGAGCGGCGCTTTCACCGACGAGGCCCTCGTCCGCGGGCACTCCGCCGGGACCGAGCTGCGGCTTGTGACGCACAGCGATGAACTACACACGGACTTTGATCGTTATAAGCACGGCGGGCGGTGTGACTGAACGGCTGCACCGTGTCTGCCGTCTCTCATCCAGACCAGAGTCATGCCGGCCGCAGCCATGGAGTAACGCATCCGTGAATCTCACCTCATCCCTCCGCTCCGTTGTCGTCACCGGTGTCGGTGCGACCACCCCGCTGGGCGGGAACGCCGCGTCGACCTGGGAAGCGCTGCTCGCCGGCCGTTCCGGAGCAACCGTCCTGCAGCAGGACTGGGCTGCCGAGTTGGCCGTACGTATCGCCGCGCCCGCCGCCGTTGACCCCTCCGGCGTGCTTCCCGCGCATGTGGCGCGCCGGCTGGACCGGGCGGCGCAGTTCGCGCTGATAGCGGCACGGGAGGCATGGGCGGACGCGGGTTTCACCGGCAAGGCCGGCACATCCGTCGAATTCGATGAATCCAATGAATCTGACCGATCTGACGGATCTGACGGATCTGACGGATCCGGCGTGCCGTCCGGCGGCACGGCCCCCGCCGACCCCTATCGCGTCGGCGCGGTCGTCGGCACCGGCGTCGGTGGCGTGTCGACCCTGCTCAACCAGTACGACGTGTTGCACGAACGAGGGGCGCGCAAGGTGTCCCCCCTCACGGTGCCGATGCTCATGCCGAACAGTTCCGCCGCCCATGTCGGTATGGAGGTGGACGCGCGGGCCGGCGTCCACACGCTGGTCAGCGCCTGCGCTTCCGGTTCGGAGGCCATCGGCTACGCGATCGACATGATCAGGACCGGCCGCGCCGATGTGGTGGTCGCGGGTGGAACCGAAGCGGTCATCGTTCCCCTGAACCTCGCGGCGTTCGGCAACATGATGGCGATGTCGAAACGGAACGACGATCCGCAGGGCGCCTCACGCCCGTACGACAAGGGCCGTGACGGCTTCGTTCTCGGGGAGGGCGCCGGCATCGTGGTGCTGGAGTCGGCCGAGCATGCCGCCCGCCGGGGCGCGAGGGTGTACTGCGACGCGGTCGGGCAGGGGCTGTCCGCCGACAGTTACCACATCGCCCAGCCGGAGCCGACGGGCCGCGGTGTCGCGGCGGCGCTGGAGCAGTTGCTGGCCACGACCGACATCAGGCCCGCCGAGATCGCGCACCTCAATGCGCACGCCACGTCGACTCCGCAGGGCGACATCACCGAACTCAAGGCTCTGGAGAAGGTGTTGGGCGACGACATCGGTCATGTCGCGATATCCGCCACCAAGTCGATGACCGGTCATCTCCTGGGCGGCGCGGGCGGTATCGAGACCGTCGCCACGGTGCTGGCCCTGCACCACCGGACGGCGCCCCCGACCATCAACGTCACCGACCTCGACGACGAGGTCGACCCCTCCCTGATCTCCGCCAGCCCGCGCCCTCTCCCGGAGGGCCCCGTCGTCGCCCTCAACAACTCCTTCGGCTTCGGCGGCCACAACGTGGTCCTCGGCTTCCGCGTCAACGACTGACCCGAACGGTGAGACGAGCCCGCGCTTCGGGCCTGCGGGCGATGCCCTCAGCACGGCTCGCGCGGGCTCTTCCGCCTACCCCTTCGGGCGGGCACCGACGCGGGCGAGCACGCTGTCGGCCAGTTCCTGCGGGGTCAGTTCGCCGTCCAGGAACACGGTGTCGCCGGGCAGGGTGTCGACCGCGGCCGTGCACCGCTCGATCCTGTCCTTGCACCACTGCCGGACCCGCTCGTCCTTGGCGGGATCACCGGGGGTGAAGCTCCGTCCGTCGATCCGCCTCACCAGGACCTCCGGTGAGACCTTGAGGAAGAAGTGGTGGGCGACGACGCCCGCGTCCTTCAGCGCCCCGAAGATCTCGCCGACATACCCGGGGTTGACCAGCGTCATGGGGACCAGGACGGGGCGTTGGTACTCCTGCACCAGACCCACGGCCATTTCCGCGACCTGCCGCCGCCACAATCTCAGGTCCTGGAAGTCGCCGGTCGGTACCTCGACGATCTCGCGCAACACATACCCGACCATCTCCGGGTCGTAGACCAGCGCCTCGGGCCAACGCGGACGCAGTTCATCCACCAGCGTGCTCTTCCCGCTGCCGAACGCGCCGTTCACCCAGACGATCACACGCTTCTCCCACCTCATCGTCAGCGGCCCGCGTCCTGGGCTCACACTGCCAGTTCACCGCGGTGAGGGTCTCACGTCATGACCACCGGCAGGGTTCCATTGGCGTACTGCTCGCGAAGCGACCTCTTGTCGTACGTACCGGTCGGGGTCATGTCGATGGCAGGAAGGAAAACCCAGCGTTCAGGCACTTGCCAGCGCGTGACCCGGTCGCTCAGGAAGCCCTTCAGTTCCGACGCGTCGACCGGGCCCTCCGCGAAGACCACACAGGCCATGGGCCGTTCACCCCATTTGTCGTCGGGCACTGCGATGACGCATGCCGCGAGAACGGCGGGATGCTCGGTGAGGTAGTCCTCCAACTCGACCGAAGATATCCACTCGTCTCCGCACTTGATGATGTCCTGCACGCGGTCGTTCAGGGGGACTTGGTCGTTCAGGGGGACTTGGTCCTCCGAGGGGAGACAGTCGTCCAGGGAGAGACGGTCTTCCGGGGGGAGACGGTCTTCCGGGGAGATCCGTCCGACGTCCTCCGCGTCACCGACCTGGAGTTCGCCCACCGGCCCGCCGTCCCAAGGCAGTTCGTCCCCCTGCTCGTCGATCGACTCCGCCTCACTGCCGAGGAGCGCGGACTCGGTACTGCCGAGAGGTGAGGCCCCGGTCGTACCCCCGCCCCCGGTCAGCGTGATCCCGTGCCGCTCGGCGTAGGCGGTGATCATGGACTCCGGGGCCGCCGCTCCGCCGGTCACGATTTCGTTCACGCAGGAGATGTCGATCTCCGGATGGGCTTCCAGGTACCGGAACAGACTTCCCCACACAGAGGACACGCCCACGCCCTTGGTCGGGCGGACGTCCGCCATAAACGCGGCCAGCGGTTCCGGTGCGACAAAACGGTCCGGCATGGCCAGCGAAGCACCGGTCAGAAACGCGGCGTAGGGCAGGCTCCAGGCCAGTGCGTGGAACTGGGGTACGACGGCCAGCACCAGGTCCTGGCGCGACAGGGCGAGGGCGTCCGAGAGGGAAGCCGTCATGGCGTGCAAGCAGATCGAACGGTGGCTGTGAACAGCGCCCTGGGGTTCGCCAGTGGACCCTGAGGGCCCTGACGGCCCTGAGGTGTAACACATCGCCGCCGCGGACCGTTCGTCCACGTCGGGCCATGGGTAGCTGTCCGACCCGCCGTGGAGCAACTCCTCGTAGGAGTGCGGCTGGACTCCCACCGCCTCCAGGGCCGAGAGGTCGGCTGGGCCGTTGACCACGACGTGTCGCACCGACCGGAGCCCGGACAGCAGCGGCACGAAGGCGGGCAGGAGGGAGTGGTCGACGATGACGACCTGGTCCTCGGCATGGTTGGCGATGTATGCGACCTGCTCCGGAAAGAGCTGGATATTCAGCGGGTGGATCACCGCACCCATCGCCGGCACGGCCAGATACGCCTCCACATGGCGCTGGTTGTTCCACATGAAGGTGGCCACCCTGTCCCCCGCCCCCACCCCGATGGCCCGCAGGGCGCCGGCCAGCCGGGCGGCGTTGCGGCCAGTCTCCGCGTACGTGGTGATCGAGTGTCCCTCTTCCCCCGCCGTCACGATCGTGCTGGTCGCGAAGGCACGTGATCCGTGGTCCAGAAGCCGACGGATCTGAAGCCCTGTGTCCTGCGTGGTGGTGCTGCGCACTGGTCGCCCCATTCGAATGAACCCTGGATGGGTCCCTTGTGAGCAGCAACGACGGTGACGGCAGCCTGGTTCATAGGTGATCACCCGTACGGTTCTTCGCTCTGAACGAGCGGAAAGGGCCCGCCGACAAGCCGACCCGCCCACTCGATGGGGTTGACCCCGCCAGGTGTGAGTGGTTAAGTACTCACATGAAATCGGAAGCCCGACGACAGCTCTCCACCGCCGAGGAGCGCCGCGAGACGGTGCTGCACACCGCGATCGGAGCCTTCGCGGCACGCGGCTACTTCGGCACCACCACCATCGACGTGGCGAAGGCCGCCGGCATCTCCCAGGCCTACGTCTACCGGCTCTTCCCGAACAAGGAGTCCCTGTTCGTCGCGGTCGTCGAACACTGCTTCGTCCGGGTCCGGCAGAGCCTGGAGCAGGGCGCGGCGTCCGCGACCGGCTCCTCGCCGGAGGTGGCGCTCGCCGCGATGGGTGACGCGTACGCCCGGCTGATCAGCGACAACAACCTTCTGCTCGTACAGATCCACGCCCAGGCGGCGGCGGTTTCGGAGCCCTCGGTCCGGGATGCGGTGCGGACGGGGTACGCGCGTCTGGTGGAGTACGTACGCGGAGTCTCCGGCGGGAGCGAGCAGCAGATCCAGGAGTTCTTCAGGGTGGGCATGCTCTGCAATCTGGTGTCGTCCATCGGCGCCACCGAGGTGGACGCCCCATGGACGCGCACGCTCACCGCGGGCATCCGGCACTACTGACAACGGGCACGCCACCGCCCTGCGCGCCGCACACCCCACTCTCGCGATCCGCAGGCGTCCCAACGACTGTCCCGAGAGTGAGCAATTAACCACTCATTCACCCGCGCTTCGCGATGTCCCTGCGAGGCGGATTTCTCGGCCCATTCAATGAGTGGTCGACCACACATAAGAGTCCTGATGTCCGGCATCACGAAGGAGAGCACGCCGTGAACACCAACACCACCACCAGCGACAGCAGCAGCGACACCAGCGCCGCCGCCCCCGCACTCGCCCCGATCCAGGCCGTCGACGCCGAAGCCCCCATCACCGTCCGGCTGTCGATCACCGTGCGCGCCCCGCTCGCCGACGTGTGGGCGCTGCACACCGACATCGGCGCCTGGGCCGACTGGAACCCGGACATCGACCGGGCCTCGCTCGACGGCCCGCTCGTCCCCGGCACCCGGTTCCACTGGCTCACCCACGGCCTCGACATCACCTCGACCATCTACCAGGTCGTACCCGGCAGGCGCATCGTCTGGGGCGGCCCGGCGCAGGGCATCGACGGCGTCCACGCGTGGACGTTCGAGGAGTCCGACGGGGTCGTGACGATCCGGACCGACGAGTCCTGGAGCGGCCCTCCGGTCGACGCACAGCCCGAGGAGCTCCGCTCCGGGCTCACGCAGTCGCTTGAGCAGTGGCTGCTGCACCTGAAGAGGCGGGCCGAGCACCCGTAACCCCGACCCGAACGCGCCAGTCCAACCAAGACAAACGCATCACGCCACGTCCGTGGGGGCCGTCTCCCGGCCACCCCAGAAATCACCACAGCCACATCTACGGAGGTACACCATGTCCCACGCCGGCCCGACCGCCGCGACCAGCACGCAGCCGTCCACCTTGAGTGTCGTCCTCAACAACCGTCTGTCGTACCTGAGTTTCGGCTTCGCCTGGCTGATCGGGCACGGTGTGAACGCCATGACCCATGGCGACGACCCTGTCCTCGATCTGCCGTCCGCCGTGCCGGCGGCGCTGCTGGTCGTCGGCCTGGTCGCGGCCGTGGCCGTCACCAGTGTCGTCACCGCCAGGGCGCTGCGCGGGGTCCAAGGCCCCCAGGCGCTGGTCGGGAACCTGCTGGCTGCCTCCTGGCCGATCGGCTTCGGCGCGCTGTTCCTGGTCATCACCGCGCTGAGCGAGGCACTGGACGAGCAGGAGGTGCACACGCTCATGTGGCCGACCGCGTCCGGGCTCGTCGTGGGTCTCCTCTACCTCGCCGGCGGCGCCGCGTACCACGACCGTCTGCAGTACACGCTCGGCAGCTGGCTCGCCCTGACCTCGTCCGCCGCGCTCTTCCTCGACGGGGCGAACCTGTACTGGGCGCTCGCGCTTGC from Streptomyces sp. NBC_00878 harbors:
- a CDS encoding sigma-70 family RNA polymerase sigma factor, which encodes MRRIMDAVGASTEPPTSLPASASEGADREAFVRELYEQHGADLLRYAARLLGGDWHQAEDVVQEAAARALNHLDILRDADAARPWLFTVVRNLVIDHHRSRQIRPTEVPATERPETPTADHIDRMLTSQVVRNALRELSAQHEEVIRLMHYSRYSVADAAEHLGVPPGTVKSRSYYAIRALKAALRTRGVLDGTV
- a CDS encoding SGNH/GDSL hydrolase family protein, which produces MKQPTGRRSRKRRAVTGIAVTSAALLTLGASTTSTATAAGDGPNYVALGDSYASGAGLAGVKDKACDRTTGSYASLVARSQAVAGLNRAFKDVTCSGATTRSIWNHQGDAPPQANALTPHTKLVTLTLGGNDVGFVNVLTTCATVASSDRNGSPCKGYFTAGGKDVLGERINTMEGRIRGVLADVRRRSPDAKVVVVGYPAVFPDNGVGCAEVPFAKGDFAFLRDTTKKLNRALQRQAAAGGAGMSFADTYSATVGHDMCRPRDRRWIESLTPAANTLSAHPNSTGQLVMAFAALDRIFKP
- a CDS encoding long-chain fatty acid--CoA ligase translates to MQSHSAAVIAGRTGGGLSDAVFDRAAQRPGFVQLSRRVGDRWIDMTAGQFAEAVMDLSRGLLARDIATGDRVGILSANRYEWTLFDYALWTIGAIPVPLHHTSSSEQIERALSETRAVACVIENEEHKEKVDAETHLLPALRDIWQLDKGIVDLLVHEGRRVDARQVEERRDSVGPNTPATIVYTAGTTGAPKECLITHGNLAAQADAFMHHTQATIRASPRGRTASTLLSLPLSQVYGRTAQICAVRHGVQLAHSSSMKPSTLLDDLRSFRPTLLLAVPEFYEGIFHAAQLAAAERNREKSFLRAVRTAREYALAHEGHIFGDGPRPSARLRLRRAFYDLLVYRKIRRSFGGRVRNSISGGSSLRRDIGLFFFGSGIAVHEGYGLTESSAGITCNPPGRIKFGTVGQAIDGVDIRIAQDGEIMLRGPQISPGSLVDSSPEPGAREDGWLRTGDLGRSDGDGYLYITGRKKTVIVTSGAVRVSPEPLEERVRAHAFIAQCLLVGQGRPYLTALITLDWQVVEHLFSFTRLERSDLVRTHVIRQEIQRAVDRANATVPGSEAIQDFRILSDTFTVRNGTLTSGQRVRRAEAEAEYRGVIDAMYGTADVTTGRAVRTHG
- a CDS encoding BTAD domain-containing putative transcriptional regulator gives rise to the protein MSEQGTAAPPRPSRAWSFGVLGALEVTGPAGPVDLGPPQRRVLLLRLLAEDGWPVSVERLCEDLWNGRPPSAALSSLRAHVSRLRSALGDSRDAGTGMLTHTSGGYALHATREQRDAGRFEDAVQNAHGLVREKKWAEARAEVEQALALWRGRPYEDADGKLFAERETNRLSELRWSARELQAGLLLEDGEVTRSIAVAEEIVNSNPLREASWAVLLRGLYLTGRAGEALRRFDDVRRLLAEDLGTDPGLALQRVHRAILRHDTPALHPAASLPAASLPAASLPAASHPAARTSAPVAPAQAPDVTRETPLPGRAALAGREAELSRLTELLSAARVGRTRWAVVSGGAGTGKTRLLEVLGAEAEQHGFSVRWVRHPKKSQAVRLAGGTAVNRTLGGLGAYEGELGNPLGIGQDEPDASEAGGKRPVLCLIDDVQGATPAVMNELATCAAVVRDAPLLVVCAVDAGDEPGTEDLLAVLARCEAERFELQPLTLEDIAGVLRSNAGAGAGAGAGSGGGGGLGDGAGVAVDDLRSEAAALHQLTGGNAFFLAELLRLSAGHRTGPDHTIPASVTSVVQARLRALAPEVRRLLEIAAVTGDELDVPVLAAMASLPREAVLSGLDVAAESGLVVWSAGGTPRSSGAYRFSCGLVRAVLDAGLSRARSCELHAAAYQELVARPGSSVECVAEHAVAAGPLVDEHDLSHAALRAGYACLERNEVDKAGEWLSRALASRADAERAPDSGREAVLRVAVGAEPGGAAAGRKNVVHLPVRHA
- a CDS encoding beta-ketoacyl synthase, which produces MNLTSSLRSVVVTGVGATTPLGGNAASTWEALLAGRSGATVLQQDWAAELAVRIAAPAAVDPSGVLPAHVARRLDRAAQFALIAAREAWADAGFTGKAGTSVEFDESNESDRSDGSDGSDGSGVPSGGTAPADPYRVGAVVGTGVGGVSTLLNQYDVLHERGARKVSPLTVPMLMPNSSAAHVGMEVDARAGVHTLVSACASGSEAIGYAIDMIRTGRADVVVAGGTEAVIVPLNLAAFGNMMAMSKRNDDPQGASRPYDKGRDGFVLGEGAGIVVLESAEHAARRGARVYCDAVGQGLSADSYHIAQPEPTGRGVAAALEQLLATTDIRPAEIAHLNAHATSTPQGDITELKALEKVLGDDIGHVAISATKSMTGHLLGGAGGIETVATVLALHHRTAPPTINVTDLDDEVDPSLISASPRPLPEGPVVALNNSFGFGGHNVVLGFRVND